One genomic window of Etheostoma spectabile isolate EspeVRDwgs_2016 chromosome 7, UIUC_Espe_1.0, whole genome shotgun sequence includes the following:
- the foxp3b gene encoding forkhead box protein P1: protein MPETCGESVRCGQAQPQRDKIKPQEEPRPNPLAQTGDAAGTQCVSSMAGVRQKQQRASVLRQVPHTASTQQHVHPGNSAAVSMCKEEVDAGCLLQASSPPRKSHHFLPSRRAGPKQSSIEARLHRDGPPEVTSVLFVRGLCRWPGCDVLSEDFPSFLKHLHSEHSRGDRSIAQWKVQQDIVQCMESQLILEKQKLLAMQLHLHLSENKYADLAEWPYSLPVFLAQPQPQPQVTDGDRMQQWGIKHLQELSQHGYRAAGSAHLLPDLVPSIECYKYNNIRPPYTYAYLIRWAILESSDKQRSLNEIYNWFTTMFFYFRHNTATWKNAVRHNLSLHKCFVRVEGGKGAVWTVDESEYQRRKGQKYHRDCPVKWLTSYSHYCPEEA from the exons ATGCCCGAGACGTGCGGCGAGAGTGTGAGATGTGGACAGGCTCAACCCCAACGGGACAAGATCAAACCGCAGGAAGAGCCACGCCCTAATCCCCTTGCTCAGACCGGGGACGCGGCAGGAACTCAA TGTGTGAGCAGTATGGCAGGCGTCAGGCAGAAGCAGCAGAGAGCATCAGTGCTGCGGCAGGTTCCCCACACAGCTTCCACACAACAGCATG TGCATCCAGGAAACAGTGCTGCTGTCTCCATGTGCAAGGAAGAGGTTGATGCCGGCTGTCTTCTCCAGGCGTCTTCCCCACCCAGGAAAAGTCATCACTTCCTCCCCTCGAGGAGAGCAGGTCCAAAGCAGAGCTCCATCGAGGCCAGGCTTCATCGTGATGG CCCCCCAGAGGTGACCAGTGTTCTGTTTGTGAGGGGCCTCTGCCGCTGGCCTGGCTGTGACGTGCTGTCTGAGGATTTCCCTAGTTTCTTAAA GCATCTCCATTCTGAACACAGTCGTGGTGACAGAAGCATTGCTCAGTGGAAGGTCCAGCAAGACATTGTGCAGTGCATGGAGAGTCAG CTCATCCTGGAAAAACAGAAACTCCTTGCGATGCAACTTCATCTGCACCTCTCGGAAAACAAATACGCTGATCTG GCCGAGTGGCCGTACAGCCTCCCTGTGTTCCTGGCCCAGCCCCAGCCCCAGCCTCAGGtaacagatggagacagaatgCAACAATGGGGCATTAAACACCTGCAGGAGTTGTCCCAGCATGGCTACAGAGCTGCTGGCTCTGCCCATCTTCTGCCAG ATTTGGTCCCCAGTATCGAATGTTACAAATACAACAACATCAGGCCTCCGTACACCTACGCCTACTTGATCAGATGG GCAATCCTGGAGTCTTCAGACAAACAGCGCTCTCTGAATGAGATTTACAACTGGTTCACCACCATGTTCTTCTACTTCAGACACAACACTGCCACCTGGAAG AATGCAGTGCGACACAACCTCAGCCTACACAAGTGTTTTGTGCGAGTGGAGGGAGGAAAAGGAGCGGTGTGGACAGTGGACGAGAGCGAGTACCAGCGGAGGAAGGGACAGAAGTATCACAG ggACTGTCCTGTGAAGTGGCTCACTTCCTACTCCCATTACTGTCCAGAGGAGGCCTGA